A single region of the Pseudalkalibacillus berkeleyi genome encodes:
- a CDS encoding kanamycin nucleotidyltransferase C-terminal domain-containing protein: MLMYPTATTREEKFEMIERVKSRLIEAYGEKIIAIGVYGSIGQEKEGAYSDIEMHVVSEDGFKVERQEFIIGKFKIELDTSERSELFAEAAEVTDNWPIKAGSFVHIRSIYDPIGLFEEIKKLPHTGTDSEFRDVMREFMIWEPYETMGKMRNNYESGNLEYIPVGARDLAWQTAKLIGLANRKFYTTRARTFEESLHMETKPEGYEVIARKVMEGDFTDKEDVYEMCEKLWTGLNAWFEELGIEYRVEELPF; this comes from the coding sequence ATGTTAATGTATCCAACTGCAACAACAAGAGAAGAGAAGTTTGAAATGATCGAACGTGTAAAAAGTCGATTAATCGAAGCCTATGGCGAGAAGATAATCGCAATCGGTGTTTACGGGTCGATTGGTCAGGAAAAGGAAGGAGCATATTCAGATATCGAGATGCACGTTGTATCTGAGGATGGTTTTAAGGTTGAAAGACAAGAGTTCATCATAGGTAAATTTAAGATTGAGCTAGATACGTCAGAGAGAAGTGAACTGTTTGCTGAGGCAGCTGAAGTAACAGACAACTGGCCGATTAAAGCAGGTTCATTCGTACATATTAGGTCGATTTATGATCCAATTGGTTTGTTTGAGGAAATAAAAAAGCTACCACATACAGGAACAGACAGTGAATTTAGAGATGTAATGAGAGAGTTCATGATCTGGGAGCCTTACGAAACGATGGGTAAAATGAGGAACAATTATGAGAGTGGTAACTTAGAATACATACCAGTCGGAGCGCGGGACCTTGCTTGGCAAACAGCGAAATTGATTGGTTTAGCGAATCGGAAGTTTTACACAACAAGAGCTCGAACCTTTGAAGAATCACTTCATATGGAGACGAAGCCAGAAGGGTATGAAGTCATAGCACGAAAAGTAATGGAAGGTGACTTCACAGATAAAGAAGATGTTTACGAAATGTGTGAGAAGCTTTGGACTGGATTGAACGCATGGTTTGAAGAGCTTGGAATTGAATATAGAGTGGAAGAGTTACCATTTTAA
- a CDS encoding spore coat protein: MPQNRTQQPGMQPNPAPTPPNMNHGGHEMFDSHEVLATFISVLDQYLIFDQYVKDQELRTILYRQHAFITDLYNICVEAFSTGEKPSHSTRVYKMQQNNNTVYGLTPGQPKKPFTSANEVNDQGVSGYMLGLIKSTGSLLGMTAFEMTNPVLRRVIADSVPNFIEMAYEIFLYQNKRHYYQVPQLTPQDMNQMLHSFAPAQQPNQFRQ, from the coding sequence ATGCCACAAAATCGCACGCAGCAGCCCGGAATGCAGCCAAATCCTGCACCGACACCACCAAACATGAATCATGGCGGGCACGAAATGTTCGACAGCCATGAAGTGCTCGCAACGTTCATCAGTGTGCTAGATCAATATTTGATTTTCGATCAATACGTAAAGGATCAAGAGCTTCGTACGATACTTTATCGCCAGCACGCTTTCATTACAGATTTGTATAACATCTGTGTCGAAGCGTTCTCAACTGGAGAAAAACCGTCTCACTCAACACGCGTTTATAAAATGCAACAAAATAATAATACCGTTTACGGTTTGACGCCAGGACAACCGAAAAAGCCTTTTACTTCAGCTAATGAGGTGAACGACCAAGGTGTATCTGGATACATGCTCGGCTTAATCAAATCGACTGGATCGTTGTTAGGGATGACAGCATTCGAAATGACCAATCCTGTGTTGCGCCGAGTGATTGCGGACAGTGTGCCGAACTTTATCGAAATGGCATACGAAATTTTCTTATATCAAAACAAGCGCCATTATTACCAAGTACCGCAGCTCACTCCACAAGACATGAACCAAATGCTCCATAGCTTCGCGCCAGCTCAACAACCGAATCAGTTTAGGCAATAA
- a CDS encoding DUF2785 domain-containing protein — protein MLKERLTTLNEMPDEEIHKVDLEDLTRKMIESIGDTDPELRDKLIFSTFAKLITGRHLSETLMIEILSSCMNDDHLYYCIGEKGTDSVFTRSFSALVVAVILMEDGKNRFIPEELAKEACDRAFNYLLIEKDLRGCVEGKGWAHAVAHGADQLAVAIQHPVIDTSTFFAKGLEAVKHCVLRDEGVYTDNEEERLLMVIHSLIERGISEKDLNHWIHAMWHQLSEKKDQEGWSDSYFHMRTNLNHFMRTMYFLPLLEEKMPSIRMKIEQHLMDAHRSMYQMS, from the coding sequence ATGTTAAAAGAACGATTAACAACACTTAATGAAATGCCTGATGAAGAAATACATAAGGTAGATCTTGAAGATCTTACACGAAAGATGATTGAATCAATTGGTGATACAGACCCAGAGTTAAGGGACAAGCTTATTTTCAGTACTTTTGCAAAGTTGATTACAGGTCGTCACCTGTCAGAAACGTTAATGATAGAAATACTTAGCTCATGTATGAATGATGACCATTTGTATTACTGTATCGGAGAGAAGGGTACAGACTCCGTTTTCACACGATCTTTCTCTGCTCTTGTCGTGGCAGTGATTTTAATGGAAGACGGAAAGAATAGGTTTATACCAGAAGAGCTAGCTAAAGAAGCTTGTGATCGAGCGTTTAATTATCTTTTAATAGAAAAAGATCTACGAGGGTGTGTCGAGGGCAAAGGATGGGCACATGCTGTGGCACATGGTGCAGATCAGCTGGCAGTTGCCATCCAACATCCAGTGATCGACACTTCAACCTTTTTCGCGAAGGGTCTTGAAGCTGTGAAACATTGTGTACTTCGAGATGAAGGTGTTTACACGGACAATGAAGAAGAGCGTTTACTTATGGTGATTCACAGTTTGATTGAAAGAGGCATATCCGAAAAAGATCTGAATCATTGGATCCACGCCATGTGGCATCAGCTTAGTGAAAAGAAAGACCAAGAAGGTTGGTCTGATTCATACTTTCATATGCGGACAAATCTCAATCACTTTATGCGCACGATGTATTTCCTGCCGCTTCTTGAAGAGAAGATGCCATCCATTCGTATGAAAATTGAACAACACTTAATGGATGCCCATCGGTCAATGTACCAAATGAGCTAA
- a CDS encoding ASCH domain-containing protein has product MKGLIIKSPWIEQILEGHKTWEIRGSNTKIRGQIALIKSGSGHVYGTVDLVDCKKLNATTYQSGERYHGISRDECQVMPYKNTHAWVLENPQIFANPVPYQHPMGAVIWVNLDS; this is encoded by the coding sequence ATGAAAGGATTAATCATCAAATCGCCGTGGATCGAACAGATCCTAGAAGGTCACAAAACGTGGGAAATCCGAGGATCAAACACGAAAATTCGAGGTCAAATCGCTCTCATAAAAAGTGGGTCTGGTCATGTTTATGGAACAGTCGATTTAGTAGATTGTAAAAAATTAAATGCAACCACGTATCAATCTGGCGAGCGTTATCATGGGATTTCTAGAGATGAATGTCAGGTGATGCCATACAAGAACACGCATGCATGGGTGCTTGAAAACCCGCAAATATTTGCAAATCCTGTGCCTTATCAACATCCGATGGGAGCCGTCATTTGGGTGAATTTAGATTCTTAG
- a CDS encoding ABC transporter permease, whose protein sequence is MMLGIRLLRNPLFMIGTLFILGLFFTSLGYYFFKNDEIPVIYFLFDENGEPIKHPYKPTDYFPFGTDHFGRDILYLMLIGTKYTLGIAFAVALLRLLISSTLGIFFGMFFGKMKKWVASIADAVNYFPATLLAYFSLIWVLLYERFYEGGYSLSFSKQFFIIVIVFTAIAIPTISALVMNETDRIMKKEFMEGVRVLGASKWQMIRKHLMPYLLPQFFMIFLRELIQVLLLLAHLGLLRIFLGGLGITKDMYDTSREYSISNEWSGLLGSWWEFIWAGHPQITAVPVLFFTLTILAAKMALMGFEQEYNRLSVAPKIIQRSNERSNTILTKKDFKPITVDFKRKRSANE, encoded by the coding sequence ATGATGTTAGGCATTCGTTTACTGCGCAATCCGTTGTTCATGATTGGAACACTTTTCATTCTCGGTCTCTTTTTCACAAGCCTTGGTTATTATTTTTTCAAGAATGATGAAATCCCTGTCATTTATTTTTTATTTGATGAAAACGGCGAGCCCATTAAGCATCCATACAAACCGACAGACTATTTTCCCTTTGGAACAGACCATTTCGGTCGAGACATCTTATACTTAATGTTGATTGGGACGAAATATACGTTAGGGATTGCATTTGCAGTAGCACTGTTAAGGTTGCTGATTTCATCTACACTCGGCATTTTCTTTGGGATGTTTTTCGGTAAAATGAAGAAGTGGGTAGCTTCAATTGCAGATGCTGTCAACTACTTTCCAGCGACATTACTTGCTTATTTTAGTTTAATTTGGGTGCTCTTATATGAACGCTTTTATGAAGGTGGCTATTCGCTCAGCTTTTCTAAACAATTCTTCATCATAGTAATCGTGTTCACAGCCATTGCCATACCTACTATATCAGCTCTCGTCATGAATGAGACAGACCGGATCATGAAGAAAGAGTTCATGGAAGGTGTGAGAGTACTTGGTGCAAGTAAGTGGCAAATGATTCGTAAGCACTTAATGCCCTACCTACTCCCTCAGTTTTTCATGATTTTCTTACGTGAATTGATTCAAGTTCTATTGTTACTTGCACATCTTGGATTATTAAGAATTTTTCTAGGTGGTTTAGGTATTACGAAGGACATGTATGATACTTCTAGAGAATATTCAATATCTAACGAATGGTCCGGGTTGCTTGGTTCGTGGTGGGAGTTCATATGGGCTGGTCACCCACAAATCACAGCTGTTCCTGTATTGTTTTTTACATTAACAATTTTAGCAGCCAAAATGGCCTTGATGGGCTTCGAACAGGAGTACAACCGTTTATCTGTTGCACCGAAAATAATACAAAGATCCAATGAACGATCAAATACTATACTCACAAAAAAAGATTTTAAACCGATCACAGTGGATTTTAAGCGAAAAAGGAGCGCAAACGAATAA
- a CDS encoding ABC transporter permease subunit has translation MFRTIINSALRLLAVVVGIVLISSFLGMTMYGFDFSLSNYFGYVKSTVLSLIHPHEMMVYKDIYSFKFRQDFYNWSDKQYSVFPVFWDYYFYSMRIFLSALFVAVLGGVLLTYLTSFFSKRIKQRISNVLSLLEALPDIFVIFVVQFFIIWLFKKTDILLFPIAGGFEKVYFVPIVVLSLLPMLFFFKVSLFMTLEEYEQPYVEFAASKGLRPNFLYLKHIFRNAIIGITSHTNSIIWIMLSNLIILERLFNISGLTKYILNYQQTDVIALSLILFYIPIFIILLLSKMIIRRTTGKEVII, from the coding sequence TTGTTTCGAACAATTATAAATAGTGCGTTGCGTTTATTAGCTGTCGTTGTAGGCATTGTGCTCATCTCTTCATTCCTTGGAATGACGATGTATGGTTTTGATTTCAGTTTGTCCAATTATTTCGGCTATGTAAAAAGTACAGTCCTCTCATTGATTCATCCTCATGAAATGATGGTGTATAAAGACATCTACAGTTTCAAATTCAGGCAAGATTTTTACAATTGGAGTGATAAGCAGTATTCCGTATTTCCTGTCTTTTGGGATTATTACTTTTATTCAATGCGCATCTTTCTAAGCGCTCTTTTCGTTGCCGTCTTAGGTGGGGTTTTACTAACATATTTGACCTCTTTTTTCTCCAAACGAATCAAACAGAGGATTTCCAATGTTCTTTCACTTTTGGAAGCGTTACCTGACATCTTTGTCATTTTTGTTGTTCAATTCTTCATCATTTGGTTGTTTAAGAAAACGGACATCCTACTGTTTCCCATTGCTGGAGGCTTTGAGAAAGTGTACTTCGTTCCAATTGTTGTCTTATCGCTCCTACCGATGCTTTTCTTCTTTAAAGTGTCCTTGTTCATGACACTGGAGGAATATGAGCAACCCTATGTAGAATTTGCGGCCAGCAAAGGTTTGCGGCCTAATTTTCTCTATCTAAAACACATTTTTCGTAATGCAATTATCGGAATTACAAGTCATACAAATTCGATTATCTGGATCATGTTATCGAACTTGATTATTTTAGAGCGGCTATTCAACATTAGCGGGCTAACCAAATACATACTGAATTACCAACAAACTGACGTAATCGCGCTCAGTCTCATTCTCTTTTACATACCTATTTTCATCATTTTATTACTAAGTAAAATGATCATTCGTCGAACAACTGGTAAAGAGGTGATCATATGA
- the tatC gene encoding twin-arginine translocase subunit TatC codes for MDQEMEVTEHLEELRKRIIWTLVMFIGFFITAFIFVEEIYEWLIRDIDQKLVILGPSEILWVYVILAGVCALSLTIPFAAYQTYKYIFPALNMKERKATLLFIPVLFILFLIGISFGYFIVFPMVLSFMEGLSGDHFQQMYTTEKYFRFMLQMTLPFGLLFELPVVITFLTTIGLLNPMILIKARKIAYFVLVVVAVSVTPPDFISDILVTVPLLLLYEISISFAKMIYKKKQQKERPDLKSVS; via the coding sequence ATGGATCAAGAAATGGAAGTTACAGAGCATTTAGAGGAGCTAAGAAAGAGGATTATATGGACGTTAGTGATGTTCATCGGATTCTTTATCACAGCCTTCATTTTTGTTGAAGAGATTTATGAATGGTTAATCAGGGATATCGACCAAAAGCTTGTTATCCTTGGTCCTTCTGAAATTCTTTGGGTCTATGTCATACTTGCTGGTGTTTGTGCGCTTTCATTGACGATTCCATTTGCAGCTTATCAAACGTATAAATATATTTTTCCTGCTTTAAATATGAAAGAACGGAAAGCGACACTCTTATTCATCCCAGTATTATTCATATTATTTCTGATTGGTATTTCATTCGGTTATTTTATTGTATTTCCAATGGTCTTATCTTTTATGGAAGGATTATCAGGTGACCATTTCCAACAGATGTATACGACTGAAAAATACTTTAGGTTTATGTTACAGATGACGTTACCTTTTGGTTTGCTATTTGAATTACCAGTCGTCATCACGTTCCTTACGACTATCGGATTATTAAACCCGATGATTCTGATCAAAGCCAGGAAAATCGCCTATTTTGTGCTAGTTGTTGTCGCAGTTTCAGTTACACCACCTGACTTTATCTCAGATATTTTAGTAACTGTGCCATTGCTATTACTCTATGAGATCAGCATATCCTTCGCCAAAATGATCTATAAAAAGAAGCAACAGAAAGAAAGACCTGATTTGAAAAGTGTGAGCTGA
- the tatA gene encoding twin-arginine translocase TatA/TatE family subunit, with protein MPFGQIGIPGLIIILVIALIIFGPSKLPELGRAAGSTLKEFKNSTKDLISSDSESDEKKQQTTEKVEKH; from the coding sequence ATGCCATTCGGTCAAATTGGAATCCCAGGATTAATTATCATTTTAGTCATCGCCTTGATCATATTCGGACCTTCTAAACTTCCAGAGCTTGGACGAGCAGCAGGAAGTACATTAAAAGAATTCAAGAACTCAACTAAAGATCTCATTTCATCGGATTCTGAATCAGATGAAAAGAAACAACAAACGACAGAAAAGGTTGAAAAACACTGA